Proteins encoded within one genomic window of Armatimonadota bacterium:
- a CDS encoding ASCH domain-containing protein, giving the protein MAEGRLPRRGLVVREPYATWIVEGRKAWELRKHPTRIRGPVGIVSRGFLIGEVSIVGVQGPFTLGELEAYHDLHRGDPDFLRRYAGGGKLWAWVLAEPRRYLRPIPVPLRPGGVLWVDLSGLTDQTEP; this is encoded by the coding sequence ATGGCGGAGGGCCGCTTGCCGCGTCGGGGGCTTGTGGTACGGGAGCCGTATGCCACCTGGATCGTGGAGGGAAGGAAAGCCTGGGAGCTACGCAAGCATCCCACCCGGATCCGAGGCCCTGTAGGGATCGTGAGCCGGGGATTCCTCATCGGAGAAGTATCCATCGTGGGTGTGCAGGGTCCCTTCACGCTGGGAGAGCTGGAGGCCTACCACGACCTCCATCGGGGGGATCCGGACTTCCTCCGGCGGTACGCGGGAGGAGGGAAGCTGTGGGCGTGGGTTCTTGCGGAGCCCCGACGTTACCTGCGGCCCATTCCCGTTCCCCTGCGGCCCGGCGGGGTGCTCTGGGTGGATCTCTCTGGCTTGACAGACCAGACGGAGCCGTAG
- a CDS encoding aminotransferase class V-fold PLP-dependent enzyme, with amino-acid sequence MNDPLLRWREEFPVLARTTYLVSHSMGAMPRSARKWMEEYLRMWEEGGVRAWEAWEPYVQEHANRIATLLGAPEGSVVLHQNVSTLFGILLSALLQPRGRTKVVATDLNFPSLLYALQMHADLGLRLHLLQSPDGITVPLEAWEEAVDSETLAVVVDHGIFRSGFLQDVKAITELAHRHEAWVIVDAYQTAGCVPIDVRAWGADAVLGGSHKWLCGGPGAAWMYVRPDRIPELRPRLVGWFGHRAPFAFALEVDLAPDAMRFATGTPGIPGFFAARAGLEVVLEVGVEAIREKSVRLTQRMIERADELGLQVRTPRDSAQRGGMVVVDFPGAERVAHELVQRDILVDYRPQAGIRMSAHFYTHPDEVERAFEAIGELKTRGVA; translated from the coding sequence ATGAACGACCCCCTGCTGCGCTGGCGGGAGGAGTTCCCCGTCCTGGCCCGTACCACCTACCTCGTCTCCCACTCCATGGGCGCCATGCCCCGATCCGCCCGGAAGTGGATGGAGGAGTACCTGCGGATGTGGGAGGAAGGAGGAGTGCGGGCGTGGGAGGCGTGGGAACCGTATGTCCAGGAGCACGCGAACCGGATCGCCACCCTCCTTGGAGCTCCGGAAGGCAGCGTGGTGCTGCACCAGAACGTCTCCACCCTCTTCGGCATCCTCCTCTCGGCCCTCCTCCAGCCCCGCGGTCGAACCAAGGTGGTGGCCACGGACCTGAACTTCCCCTCCCTCCTCTATGCCCTCCAGATGCACGCAGACCTCGGATTGCGCCTCCACCTCCTTCAGAGCCCGGACGGGATCACGGTTCCCCTCGAAGCATGGGAGGAGGCCGTGGACTCCGAGACCCTCGCGGTGGTGGTGGACCACGGGATCTTCCGGTCGGGATTCCTGCAGGATGTGAAGGCCATCACGGAGCTCGCTCACCGGCACGAGGCCTGGGTGATCGTGGATGCGTACCAGACCGCGGGCTGCGTGCCCATCGACGTACGGGCCTGGGGCGCGGATGCGGTGCTGGGAGGGTCGCACAAGTGGCTGTGCGGGGGGCCGGGGGCCGCCTGGATGTACGTGCGCCCCGATCGGATCCCGGAACTCCGGCCGCGGTTGGTGGGGTGGTTCGGCCACCGGGCCCCCTTTGCCTTCGCGCTCGAGGTGGACCTGGCACCGGACGCCATGCGGTTTGCCACGGGCACGCCCGGGATTCCCGGGTTTTTCGCGGCGCGGGCCGGCCTGGAGGTCGTGCTGGAAGTAGGAGTGGAGGCGATCCGGGAGAAGTCCGTGCGGCTCACCCAGCGCATGATCGAGCGGGCGGACGAGCTGGGACTTCAGGTCCGTACCCCGCGGGATTCCGCGCAGCGGGGCGGAATGGTGGTGGTGGACTTCCCCGGTGCAGAGCGGGTGGCGCACGAACTGGTCCAGCGGGACATCCTCGTGGACTACCGGCCTCAGGCCGGCATCCGGATGTCCGCCCACTTCTACACCCATCCCGATGAGGTGGAGCGCGCCTTCGAGGCCATCGGGGAGCTGAAAACCCGGGGGGTGGCGTAG
- a CDS encoding tryptophan 2,3-dioxygenase family protein — protein sequence MEARIRPLTYGSYIRTDDLLSLQTRLSDAHDELQFIIVHQVFELWFKLLLFELESVREALERGELRGAVRLLRRVTEICRVMTGGFDVLETMRPWDFLEFRSHLRPASGFQSRQFREVEFLSGLKDPRYLRSFEEMPEDLRVLRRRLEEPSVWDAFVGLLRRRGLAASSDAELLHTLIRIHREPALADLDELCETLLSYDEAFSLWRHRHVLMVERMIGARPGTGQEDVQRTVGSSDRDYFTGVDYLRSTLPKKFFPLLWEARTFVEREE from the coding sequence ATGGAGGCGCGGATCCGGCCGCTCACCTACGGTTCGTACATTCGGACGGATGACCTCCTCTCCCTCCAGACGCGTCTCAGCGACGCCCACGATGAGCTGCAGTTCATCATCGTCCACCAGGTATTCGAGCTGTGGTTCAAGCTGCTGCTCTTCGAGCTGGAGTCCGTGCGGGAGGCCCTGGAGCGGGGCGAGCTGCGGGGGGCTGTGCGCCTGTTGCGGCGGGTGACGGAGATCTGCCGGGTCATGACGGGCGGGTTCGACGTGCTGGAGACCATGCGGCCGTGGGACTTCCTGGAGTTCCGGTCGCATCTCCGGCCCGCAAGTGGCTTCCAGAGCCGGCAGTTCCGGGAGGTGGAGTTCCTCTCGGGCCTGAAGGATCCCCGGTACCTCCGGAGCTTCGAGGAGATGCCCGAGGACTTGAGGGTGCTCCGGCGCCGGTTGGAGGAGCCCAGCGTGTGGGATGCCTTCGTGGGCCTGCTGCGCCGCCGAGGGCTTGCCGCCTCCTCCGACGCAGAACTGCTCCATACCCTCATCCGTATCCATCGGGAGCCCGCCCTGGCAGACCTGGACGAGCTGTGCGAGACCCTTCTGAGTTACGACGAGGCCTTCTCCCTGTGGCGCCACCGACACGTGCTGATGGTGGAACGGATGATCGGAGCCCGGCCAGGGACGGGACAGGAGGACGTGCAGCGGACGGTGGGATCCTCGGATCGGGACTACTTCACCGGGGTGGATTACCTGCGGAGTACCCTTCCCAAGAAATTCTTCCCCCTCCTGTGGGAGGCCCGGACCTTCGTGGAGCGGGAGGAATGA
- a CDS encoding RidA family protein, with protein MGERRIINPPSLPPPRGYSHGILVRGRDLLFLGGQDGSDPQGRLAPDLVEQFRQALANLQAVVEAAGGTLQDVVKLNIFVRDRAAYLEHRRSIGEVFRAFFGGYYPAMALFEVTGFFREEALVEIEGIAAIPRKEG; from the coding sequence ATGGGGGAACGCCGGATCATCAATCCGCCTTCCCTTCCGCCCCCCCGGGGGTATAGCCACGGGATCCTCGTGCGGGGGCGGGATCTGCTGTTCCTGGGCGGCCAGGACGGCAGCGATCCCCAGGGCCGTCTGGCTCCGGATCTCGTGGAGCAGTTCCGGCAGGCGCTCGCGAACCTGCAGGCGGTGGTGGAGGCGGCGGGTGGCACCCTGCAGGACGTGGTGAAGCTCAACATCTTCGTGCGGGATCGCGCGGCCTACCTGGAGCATCGGAGATCCATCGGGGAAGTGTTCCGGGCCTTCTTCGGCGGCTACTACCCCGCCATGGCCCTCTTCGAGGTCACCGGCTTCTTCCGGGAGGAGGCCCTGGTGGAGATCGAGGGGATCGCCGCGATCCCCCGGAAGGAGGGGTGA